A window from Kovacikia minuta CCNUW1 encodes these proteins:
- a CDS encoding fasciclin domain-containing protein, with the protein MADIVDTAVNAGSFSTLVAAVKAANLVNTLKGEGPFTVFAPTDEAFAKLPAGTVDGLLKDLPKLKQILTYHVVSGKVMAADVIKLKSATTVEGSDVKIDASNGVKVNDSTVTTPDVAADNGVIHIIDTVLIPA; encoded by the coding sequence ATGGCTGACATTGTTGATACTGCCGTTAATGCTGGTTCATTCAGCACCCTAGTTGCCGCAGTGAAAGCTGCCAATCTGGTTAATACCCTTAAGGGCGAAGGTCCATTCACAGTTTTTGCTCCCACCGATGAAGCATTCGCGAAGCTTCCAGCAGGAACTGTAGATGGCTTGCTAAAGGATCTCCCAAAACTCAAGCAAATCCTGACTTACCACGTTGTCTCAGGTAAGGTGATGGCTGCTGATGTCATCAAGTTGAAATCAGCGACTACTGTTGAAGGTTCAGATGTGAAAATCGATGCTTCCAATGGTGTTAAAGTGAACGATTCTACAGTTACAACACCTGATGTTGCTGCTGACAACGGCGTCATTCACATCATTGATACTGTGTTGATTCCTGCATAA
- a CDS encoding RNA recognition motif domain-containing protein, which yields MSIYVGNLSYEVSESDLTSVFAEYGSVKRVQLPTDRETGRMRGFGFVEMSADAEEVAAIEALDGAEWMGRDLKVNKAKPREDRGNSFGGGRRDNSFSRSY from the coding sequence ATGTCAATCTATGTAGGTAACCTCTCCTATGAGGTTTCAGAATCTGACCTGACTTCTGTTTTTGCAGAGTACGGGTCAGTTAAGCGGGTTCAGCTTCCCACCGATCGGGAAACTGGGCGGATGCGCGGTTTTGGTTTCGTTGAGATGAGTGCAGATGCCGAAGAGGTCGCTGCCATTGAAGCTCTCGATGGAGCAGAATGGATGGGTCGGGACTTGAAAGTCAACAAAGCAAAGCCTCGGGAAGATCGGGGTAACTCCTTCGGTGGCGGACGCAGAGATAACAGTTTTTCTCGTAGCTACTAA
- a CDS encoding MGH1-like glycoside hydrolase domain-containing protein: MTAEESRLESDRNRTTYWKRWGPYLSERQWGTVREDYSATGEAWDYFPHDHARSRTYRWGEDGIAGISDNHQHLCFAIGLWNGEDPILKERLFGLTGTEGNHGEDVKEYYFYLDNTPTHSYMKYLYKYPQSAYPYAELVEENRRRGRHAPEYELLDTGVFAENRYFDVFVEYAKASPEDILIQISVVNRGPETKTLHLLPTLWFRNSWCWNNGQKPFLKILTPAAGNENAGVRVIEAHHPTLGDRWFYCDSQAELLFTENETNYERVFGTPNASPYVKDGINDYVVQGRKDAVNPNQIGTKVSAYSVLSIEPGATKTVRLRLSDTTPHAPRPTPHSLFNPEFDALFQTRINEANEFYDRITPFSLSEDVRNVQRQAFAGMLWSKQYYNYVIYDWLKGDPAMPPPPPQRKLGRNHDWFHLHCDDVISMPDKWEYPWFAAWDLAFHLIPLVMVDPDFAKLQLERLVREWYMHPSGQLPAYEWAFGDVNPPVHAWSALHLYQIEQEIYGRADKGFLERVFQKLLLNFTWWVNRKDITGKNIFQGGFLGLDNISVFDRSQPLPTGGHLNQADGTSWMGMFCLNMLEIALELAKDDRNYEDIASKFFEHFLYIADAIDGIGDKEMSLWDEEDGFYYDALHLPSGQNELLKVRSLVGLSPIFAIASISPDYWERFPNFIRRATWFVQNRPDLIENIASLQTYRGGRSLLAIVSPEKLRRILHKMLDENEFLSPHGIRSISRYHADHPYIFRFQGQEFRVDYEPAESSTGLFGGNSNWRGPVWFPMNTLIIESLRRFHHCLGDDYKVECPTGSGQWMTLGEVAAELSHRLVRTFLKDPNDRRPVYGSIEQFQTDPHWHNLIFFHEYFHGDNGAGIGANHQTGWTGEVAVLIQHLEAKQGK; this comes from the coding sequence ATGACAGCAGAAGAATCGAGACTTGAATCGGATCGAAATCGTACCACTTACTGGAAACGCTGGGGACCCTATTTGAGTGAACGGCAGTGGGGGACTGTCCGAGAGGACTATAGTGCTACCGGGGAAGCCTGGGACTATTTTCCCCACGATCATGCCCGATCGCGGACTTACCGTTGGGGCGAGGACGGAATTGCTGGAATTTCGGATAACCATCAGCACCTATGTTTTGCGATCGGCCTCTGGAATGGCGAAGATCCGATTTTGAAAGAGCGCTTGTTTGGGCTAACGGGCACTGAAGGCAACCACGGTGAAGATGTTAAAGAGTACTACTTTTACCTGGACAACACACCCACCCATTCCTACATGAAGTATCTCTACAAGTATCCGCAAAGCGCCTATCCCTATGCGGAACTGGTTGAGGAGAATCGGCGTCGAGGTCGGCACGCACCAGAATACGAATTGTTAGATACGGGGGTGTTTGCAGAAAACCGCTACTTTGATGTGTTTGTCGAGTATGCCAAAGCATCCCCGGAAGATATTTTGATTCAAATCAGTGTGGTCAATCGCGGTCCCGAAACTAAAACCCTGCATTTATTACCCACCCTCTGGTTTCGCAACAGTTGGTGCTGGAACAACGGTCAAAAGCCCTTTCTAAAAATCCTGACGCCCGCAGCAGGCAACGAAAATGCTGGAGTCAGGGTCATTGAGGCCCATCATCCAACCCTGGGCGATCGCTGGTTTTACTGTGACAGTCAGGCAGAACTGCTGTTCACTGAAAACGAAACGAACTACGAACGGGTCTTTGGCACTCCGAATGCATCACCTTATGTTAAAGACGGAATTAACGATTATGTCGTACAGGGTCGTAAAGATGCCGTTAACCCCAATCAAATTGGCACCAAAGTTTCCGCGTATTCTGTTTTATCCATTGAACCCGGTGCAACCAAAACCGTTCGCTTGCGCTTAAGTGATACCACGCCCCACGCCCCACGCCCTACTCCCCACTCCCTCTTTAATCCCGAATTCGACGCCCTTTTTCAAACTCGCATCAACGAAGCCAATGAGTTTTACGATCGCATCACCCCTTTCTCGCTCTCAGAAGATGTGCGAAATGTTCAACGGCAGGCATTTGCAGGCATGCTATGGAGCAAGCAATATTACAACTATGTGATTTACGACTGGCTCAAGGGCGATCCAGCGATGCCACCGCCGCCGCCCCAACGAAAACTGGGCCGAAACCACGATTGGTTTCACCTCCATTGCGATGATGTCATCTCCATGCCCGATAAGTGGGAATATCCCTGGTTTGCTGCCTGGGATCTGGCATTTCATCTGATACCACTGGTTATGGTTGATCCAGACTTTGCCAAACTGCAATTAGAACGGTTGGTCCGGGAATGGTACATGCATCCTAGTGGGCAATTACCTGCCTACGAATGGGCATTTGGTGATGTGAATCCGCCTGTGCATGCCTGGTCAGCACTGCATCTCTACCAGATTGAGCAGGAAATTTATGGACGGGCTGACAAAGGTTTTTTAGAGCGCGTCTTCCAGAAATTGCTGTTGAACTTTACCTGGTGGGTAAACCGGAAGGATATCACAGGCAAAAATATTTTCCAGGGTGGGTTTTTGGGGTTAGACAACATCAGCGTCTTTGACCGCAGCCAACCCCTACCTACAGGTGGACATTTGAATCAGGCAGATGGCACCAGTTGGATGGGCATGTTTTGTCTGAATATGTTGGAGATTGCGCTGGAATTGGCAAAGGACGATCGCAATTACGAAGATATTGCCAGCAAGTTTTTTGAGCACTTTCTCTATATTGCTGACGCGATCGATGGCATTGGCGATAAGGAAATGTCGCTGTGGGATGAGGAGGATGGCTTCTACTACGATGCCCTGCACCTACCCAGCGGACAAAATGAATTGTTGAAGGTGCGATCGCTGGTCGGTCTAAGTCCAATTTTCGCGATCGCTTCCATCAGTCCCGACTACTGGGAACGGTTCCCCAACTTCATCCGGCGTGCGACCTGGTTTGTTCAAAATCGTCCCGATTTAATTGAAAATATTGCTTCTTTGCAAACCTACAGGGGTGGGCGTAGCTTGCTGGCGATCGTCTCTCCAGAGAAGCTACGTCGAATTCTCCATAAAATGCTGGATGAGAATGAATTTCTCAGTCCCCACGGTATTCGTTCCATTTCTCGTTACCATGCAGACCACCCCTACATTTTTCGCTTCCAGGGGCAGGAATTCCGTGTTGATTATGAACCTGCGGAATCCTCCACCGGATTGTTTGGTGGTAACTCCAACTGGCGTGGTCCCGTCTGGTTTCCCATGAACACGCTAATTATTGAGTCTCTGCGCCGCTTCCACCATTGTTTGGGCGACGATTACAAAGTCGAGTGCCCCACTGGTTCAGGTCAGTGGATGACACTTGGAGAAGTTGCAGCCGAGCTATCCCACCGACTGGTTCGCACATTCCTGAAAGATCCAAACGATCGCCGACCTGTCTACGGTAGCATCGAACAATTTCAGACCGATCCCCACTGGCATAATCTGATCTTCTTCCACGAATACTTTCATGGTGACAATGGAGCCGGAATTGGTGCGAACCACCAGACCGGTTGGACGGGCGAAGTCGCCGTTTTGATTCAACACCTGGAAGCGAAGCAAGGGAAGTAG
- a CDS encoding NB-ARC domain-containing protein, which produces MNVGQSKRRRGVILTSQGWKKLREAIREVEYRESSGARFTQAELAYRTQLDEGTVARVLQRQVKVSKGTLEQFYEVFDLELEEDDYSRPPVNDEDEVPTIEGTAEADRTERVSIVPVIKFPTQVDWGEAVDVPIFYGRLEELATLERWLMHDRCRLIALLGMGGIGKTALAVKLGEQIKEEFEYVVWRSLRNAPLIEDVLTGIIQFLSNRQEIDLSKSLDALISSLMYYLSQHRCLLILDNAESILRGGDRTGQYREGFEGYGELIRRVGELHHLSCLLLTSREKPKEISLLEGRIRPVRSCQLEGLSQTDGQKILQVEGAFGTKVEQRQLINRYSGNPLAVRIAATTVQTLFSGNISIFLEQGAAVFGDIRDLLDQQFNRLSELDKATMRWLAINREPVSLKELREDFVLPITPQKLLETLESLERRSLIEKALCDNMDETPDHFQITV; this is translated from the coding sequence ATGAACGTAGGGCAGTCCAAACGTAGACGGGGTGTGATCCTGACTTCACAGGGATGGAAGAAACTGCGAGAGGCTATCCGTGAGGTAGAGTATCGAGAAAGTTCAGGAGCACGATTTACTCAAGCGGAATTAGCCTATCGGACTCAACTCGATGAGGGGACGGTTGCCAGGGTCTTGCAGCGGCAAGTGAAGGTTTCCAAAGGGACGCTTGAGCAGTTTTATGAGGTTTTTGACTTGGAACTGGAGGAAGACGACTACAGTAGACCTCCTGTAAATGATGAAGATGAGGTGCCAACCATTGAAGGAACTGCTGAAGCAGATAGGACTGAGAGGGTATCCATTGTGCCAGTGATAAAATTCCCCACTCAGGTTGATTGGGGTGAAGCGGTTGATGTTCCTATCTTCTATGGACGGCTTGAAGAACTCGCTACGCTAGAACGATGGCTTATGCATGATCGGTGTCGTTTGATTGCGCTGTTGGGCATGGGTGGCATCGGTAAAACTGCTCTGGCAGTCAAGTTGGGAGAGCAAATTAAAGAAGAGTTTGAATATGTGGTGTGGCGCTCACTTCGTAATGCACCTCTAATTGAGGATGTCCTAACGGGTATAATTCAGTTCCTATCTAATCGACAAGAAATTGATTTATCGAAGTCTCTAGACGCCCTCATCTCATCACTAATGTATTATTTGAGTCAACATCGCTGCTTGTTGATCTTAGATAATGCTGAGTCAATTCTACGTGGAGGAGACCGAACAGGACAATATCGTGAAGGGTTTGAAGGTTATGGAGAACTGATTCGAAGAGTTGGAGAGCTGCACCATCTGAGTTGCTTATTGTTAACTAGTCGAGAGAAACCTAAAGAGATTAGTTTGTTAGAAGGTAGAATACGCCCTGTTCGCTCTTGTCAGTTAGAAGGTCTTAGTCAAACAGATGGACAAAAAATTTTGCAAGTGGAAGGTGCATTTGGAACTAAGGTTGAGCAGCGGCAGTTGATCAATCGTTATTCAGGTAATCCATTAGCAGTAAGAATTGCTGCAACAACAGTTCAAACATTATTTTCTGGCAACATATCAATCTTTTTAGAACAAGGTGCAGCAGTTTTTGGAGATATTCGCGATCTACTAGATCAACAATTCAATCGTCTCTCGGAATTGGATAAAGCAACAATGCGTTGGCTAGCGATCAACCGAGAGCCTGTCTCTCTTAAGGAACTACGTGAGGATTTTGTTCTCCCTATTACCCCTCAGAAGCTGTTGGAAACTCTGGAGTCTCTTGAGCGAAGGTCTTTGATTGAGAAAGCCCTCTGTGACAATATGGATGAGACACCTGACCACTTTCAAATTACTGTCTAG
- a CDS encoding IS3 family transposase (programmed frameshift), whose product MPCVSTPAHNGAQASGVRNPEVVEKAQRRIYTAEYKLRILQETDSCSEGQIGAILRREGLYSSHLTTWRRQRQAGQLAALTDNKRGRKPMPANPLNAEVERLRRENERLSQRLQQAELIIDIQKKACAILNITLATKHQRHQRLMSAVEQLAPTMGVAPVCQGLGVSRASYYRKQKPKGEPKPKPKPERALSNEERQQVLDLLHSDRFVDQSPQEVYATLLDEGTYLCSMRTMYRILADHAEVRERRHQLRHPNYQKPELLATGANQLWSWDITKLYGPYKWTYYYLYVILDVFSRYVVGWMVAHRESASLAERLIEQTTQKQQIQPGQLTIHADRGAAMTSKAVALLLSDLGVTKTHSRPHVSNDNPYSEAQFKTLKYQPQFPKQFGSIEDARTFCQTFFQWYNHDHHHSGIGLLTPAILHYGQAPAVTQQRQQVLQAAYLTHPERFVKGLPMPPAIPTEAWINPPVVSSAQGQEQH is encoded by the exons ATGCCTTGTGTCTCCACTCCTGCCCATAACGGCGCTCAAGCATCCGGTGTACGTAATCCCGAAGTGGTAGAAAAAGCACAACGTCGAATTTACACGGCTGAGTACAAGCTACGGATTCTTCAAGAAACCGACAGTTGTAGTGAAGGACAAATTGGTGCGATTTTGCGGCGTGAGGGACTGTACTCGTCGCACTTGACGACCTGGCGACGACAACGACAAGCCGGACAACTGGCAGCGTTAACGGACAACAAGCGGGGGCGCAAACCTATGCCAGCCAATCCTTTGAATGCTGAGGTCGAGCGGTTGCGACGGGAGAATGAACGGCTCAGCCAACGGCTGCAACAAGCCGAGTTGATCATCGATATTCAAAAAAAAGCTTGTGCGATCTTAAACATCACGCTGGCGACGA AACACCAGCGACACCAGCGATTGATGAGTGCCGTTGAACAACTGGCACCGACAATGGGTGTTGCACCGGTTTGTCAGGGATTGGGGGTCAGCCGTGCTAGCTACTATCGCAAGCAAAAGCCTAAGGGTGAACCCAAACCCAAGCCGAAACCTGAGCGTGCGCTCAGCAATGAGGAACGACAACAGGTTTTGGATCTACTGCATAGTGACCGTTTTGTAGACCAATCCCCCCAGGAGGTATACGCCACCCTACTCGACGAAGGCACTTATCTATGTTCGATGCGCACGATGTACCGCATCCTGGCAGACCATGCCGAAGTGAGGGAACGCCGCCATCAATTACGCCACCCCAACTACCAAAAGCCCGAACTGCTGGCAACCGGGGCAAACCAGTTGTGGTCGTGGGACATCACCAAACTCTATGGACCTTACAAATGGACTTACTACTATCTCTATGTCATCTTGGATGTCTTCAGTCGCTATGTTGTGGGCTGGATGGTCGCCCACCGGGAATCCGCTTCCCTGGCAGAACGGCTGATTGAGCAAACTACTCAAAAACAACAGATCCAGCCCGGACAGTTAACGATTCATGCTGACCGAGGAGCCGCGATGACGTCAAAGGCGGTTGCCCTGTTGCTGTCTGACCTCGGTGTGACCAAAACCCATTCTCGTCCCCATGTGTCCAATGACAACCCTTATTCCGAAGCGCAGTTCAAGACCCTCAAGTACCAGCCTCAATTTCCGAAACAGTTTGGCTCAATTGAAGATGCTCGTACCTTTTGTCAAACCTTTTTCCAGTGGTATAACCACGACCATCACCATAGCGGTATCGGCTTGTTAACACCTGCGATCTTGCACTACGGACAAGCCCCGGCCGTGACGCAACAAAGACAGCAGGTGTTGCAAGCTGCATACCTCACCCATCCAGAACGTTTTGTCAAAGGTTTGCCAATGCCTCCTGCCATTCCTACAGAAGCTTGGATTAATCCGCCGGTGGTTTCCTCTGCCCAGGGACAAGAGCAACACTAA
- a CDS encoding WD40 repeat domain-containing protein → MEYITDKLVEQIAEELKIFSFHLFNDHALIKATTKDYIRKAQIHLILKPIVEQLTDVEKQSTAWLQTIRSKPKLSLGYAAGNLLNLFCYLSINISGYDFSHLTIRQVYLKGLNLNHVNFANSHFVTLALTHTFEAVYSLTFNPDSKVLAICDSNGEIRLWRVVDGQYLSIYQGHTNWVRAVTFSPDGQMLASGSDDETVRIWDLKHHECLHVFQEHTGRVRSVTFSPSGQILASGSDDKHIRFWDLNTWQCSYILQGHTDGVCSIAFSPDGQMLASGSGDQTIRLWSLESHECLHVFREHASRVRSVAFSPDGQMLASSSDDKTIRLWNLRSYQCLHVFQEHTNRIRSVAFSPDGQMLASGSDDQTVRLWDLENYQCLHILKGHSNWVQSVAFSPDGQMLASGSDDQTVRLWDLKNQQYWHIFQGYSNWVWSVAFSPDGQMLASGSDDQTVRLWSLKSRESLYIFQGHNNRIRSVAFNPDGQMLASGGDDGTIRLWDLRSYQCLHVFQGYSSNWVWSIAFSPDGRMLASGGDDGTIRLWDLRSYQCLHVFQGHNSRVQSIALSANGKMLASGGDDHTVRLWDLENYQCLHIFQEHNNWIWSVTFSPDGQMLASGGDDQTIRLWDLENYQCLHIFKGHTARIRAIEFNPYKQMLVSSGDDQTIRLWDLRSYRCLHILQGHTNWVLSVAISPDGQILASGSDEGRIVLWNVQTNEYLETLRTPRPYEGINILGVTGLTSAQRTSLIALGAIDKSYREQD, encoded by the coding sequence ATGGAGTATATCACCGATAAGCTAGTGGAACAAATTGCCGAAGAGTTAAAAATCTTCAGTTTTCACCTCTTCAATGACCATGCCTTAATTAAAGCAACTACTAAAGATTATATACGTAAAGCACAGATTCATTTGATTCTTAAGCCAATTGTTGAACAGTTAACTGATGTAGAGAAACAGTCTACTGCATGGCTACAAACGATTCGAAGCAAACCAAAACTTTCTTTGGGATATGCGGCAGGAAATCTTTTGAATCTATTCTGCTACTTGAGTATAAACATAAGTGGCTATGACTTTTCACATCTAACAATTCGCCAAGTATATCTGAAGGGTTTGAATTTAAACCATGTCAATTTTGCAAACTCTCATTTTGTTACCCTTGCATTGACTCATACCTTTGAAGCTGTTTATTCTTTGACATTTAATCCTGACAGCAAAGTTTTAGCGATCTGTGATAGCAATGGAGAGATTCGTTTATGGCGAGTAGTAGATGGGCAGTATCTCTCAATTTACCAAGGACACACTAACTGGGTTCGAGCAGTTACTTTCAGTCCAGATGGGCAAATGCTTGCCAGTGGCAGTGATGATGAAACTGTTCGAATTTGGGATTTGAAGCATCATGAATGTTTGCATGTCTTCCAAGAACATACTGGTCGGGTACGGTCAGTTACTTTTAGCCCAAGCGGACAGATACTTGCAAGCGGTAGTGATGACAAACATATTAGATTTTGGGATCTAAACACTTGGCAATGCTCCTATATATTGCAAGGGCATACTGATGGAGTATGTTCAATCGCCTTCAGCCCAGACGGACAAATGCTTGCTAGCGGGAGTGGAGATCAAACCATTCGACTTTGGAGTTTAGAAAGTCATGAATGTTTACATGTTTTTCGAGAACATGCTAGTCGAGTACGATCAGTTGCCTTCAGCCCAGATGGACAAATGCTTGCTAGCAGTAGCGATGATAAAACCATTCGGCTTTGGAATTTAAGAAGCTATCAATGTTTGCATGTTTTCCAGGAACATACTAATCGGATACGATCAGTTGCCTTCAGTCCAGATGGACAAATGCTTGCCAGCGGGAGTGACGACCAAACTGTTCGACTTTGGGATCTGGAGAACTATCAATGTTTACACATCCTCAAAGGACATAGTAATTGGGTACAATCGGTTGCCTTCAGTCCAGATGGACAAATGCTTGCCAGCGGGAGTGACGACCAAACTGTTCGACTTTGGGATCTAAAAAATCAGCAATATTGGCATATTTTCCAGGGGTATAGCAATTGGGTATGGTCAGTTGCCTTCAGTCCAGATGGACAAATGCTTGCCAGTGGGAGTGACGACCAAACTGTTCGACTTTGGAGTCTGAAAAGTCGAGAAAGCCTCTACATTTTTCAAGGACACAACAACCGCATCCGATCAGTTGCCTTCAATCCAGATGGACAAATGCTTGCCAGTGGTGGTGATGATGGAACGATTCGGCTTTGGGACTTGAGGAGCTATCAGTGTTTGCACGTTTTCCAAGGATATAGCAGCAATTGGGTATGGTCAATTGCTTTCAGTCCAGATGGACGAATGCTTGCCAGTGGTGGTGATGATGGAACGATTCGGCTCTGGGACTTGAGGAGCTATCAGTGTTTGCACGTTTTCCAAGGGCACAACAGCCGTGTACAATCGATTGCTCTTAGTGCAAACGGAAAGATGCTTGCTAGCGGTGGTGATGATCACACTGTTCGACTTTGGGATCTGGAGAACTATCAATGTTTGCATATTTTTCAAGAACACAATAATTGGATATGGTCAGTTACCTTTAGTCCAGATGGACAAATGCTTGCCAGTGGTGGTGATGACCAAACTATTCGACTTTGGGATCTAGAGAACTATCAATGTTTGCACATCTTTAAAGGACATACTGCCAGGATACGAGCAATTGAATTTAATCCATATAAACAAATGCTTGTCAGTAGCGGTGATGATCAAACCATTCGGTTGTGGGATTTGCGAAGCTATCGATGCTTACATATCCTTCAAGGACATACTAACTGGGTACTGTCAGTTGCTATTAGCCCAGATGGTCAGATACTTGCGAGTGGTAGTGATGAGGGAAGGATTGTTCTATGGAATGTACAAACAAATGAATATTTGGAAACGTTAAGAACTCCCAGACCTTATGAAGGTATAAATATCTTAGGTGTTACAGGTTTAACAAGTGCTCAAAGAACTTCTCTAATTGCATTAGGAGCAATAGATAAAAGCTATAGAGAACAAGATTAG
- a CDS encoding type II toxin-antitoxin system VapC family toxin, with the protein MADPLPSGQYHVSIITEMELLSYPSLSPTEEQQIRSFLAQMVIVRIDDPIKNAAITLRKQHRLKLPDAIIAATAQSLSALLLTNDLKLSNLGIVQAQSMSMI; encoded by the coding sequence TTGGCAGATCCCCTCCCGTCGGGACAATATCACGTCTCTATCATCACTGAAATGGAACTGCTTTCCTACCCCAGTCTTAGCCCTACCGAAGAGCAACAAATCCGTAGTTTTTTGGCGCAGATGGTAATTGTTAGGATCGATGACCCGATCAAGAATGCAGCGATTACCCTGCGTAAGCAACATCGACTAAAACTTCCAGATGCCATTATTGCAGCGACGGCGCAATCATTAAGTGCTTTGCTATTGACGAATGATCTCAAGTTGTCAAATTTAGGGATTGTCCAGGCTCAATCTATGTCGATGATTTAA
- a CDS encoding SufS family cysteine desulfurase — MTFTQEKTLAARVRADFPILNEQIHGKPLVYLDNAATSQKPIAVLNALQHYYEHDNANVHRGVHTLSSRATDSYEGARDKVAAFINAASRQEIVYTRNASEAINLVAYSWGMNTLQRGDEIILSVMEHHSNLIPWQFVAQRTGAVLKFVELTATEEFDLDHFKSLLSDKTKLVAVVHVSNTLGCINPVKEICALAHNYGAKVLIDACQSIPHMPIDVQEIDCDWLVASGHKMCAPTGIGFLYGKLALLRSMPPFLGGGEMIADVFLDHATYADLPHKFEAGTPAIAEAIALGAAVDYLSAIGVDKIHAYEEELTAYLFQQLQQVSGIRTYGPKPNADGSGRAALAAFTAGDVHPHDLSTILDQAGIAIRAGHHCTQPLHRHLGAQSTARASLYFYNTREEIDAFIASLKEAVEFFGDIFG; from the coding sequence ATGACTTTTACTCAGGAAAAAACGCTTGCTGCCAGAGTTCGTGCCGACTTTCCGATTCTGAACGAACAGATTCACGGTAAGCCGCTGGTGTATCTGGACAATGCGGCGACCTCCCAAAAGCCGATCGCGGTGCTGAACGCCCTCCAGCACTACTACGAACACGACAACGCGAATGTGCATCGGGGTGTGCATACCCTCAGTTCACGGGCAACGGATTCCTATGAAGGGGCAAGGGACAAAGTTGCAGCGTTTATCAATGCGGCTTCCCGGCAGGAAATCGTTTATACCCGTAACGCCAGCGAAGCGATTAACCTGGTTGCTTACTCCTGGGGCATGAATACATTACAGAGGGGAGATGAAATCATCCTGTCGGTAATGGAACATCACAGCAACCTGATTCCCTGGCAGTTTGTGGCTCAGCGAACCGGAGCGGTATTGAAATTCGTCGAGTTAACGGCAACGGAAGAATTTGATCTCGACCATTTCAAATCGTTGCTATCGGATAAAACAAAACTGGTTGCAGTTGTGCATGTGTCAAACACCCTGGGTTGCATTAATCCAGTGAAAGAGATTTGCGCTCTGGCTCACAACTACGGCGCGAAAGTGCTGATTGATGCCTGCCAGAGTATTCCCCACATGCCGATCGACGTTCAGGAGATTGACTGTGATTGGTTGGTGGCTTCTGGGCATAAGATGTGCGCCCCCACAGGGATTGGCTTTCTTTACGGCAAGCTGGCTCTGCTGCGCTCCATGCCTCCCTTCCTGGGGGGTGGTGAAATGATTGCGGATGTGTTTCTGGATCATGCCACCTACGCCGATTTGCCACACAAGTTTGAAGCAGGCACCCCCGCGATTGCCGAAGCGATCGCCCTTGGTGCGGCGGTGGATTATTTAAGCGCGATCGGTGTGGACAAAATCCATGCTTACGAAGAAGAACTGACCGCTTACCTGTTCCAGCAACTCCAGCAGGTTTCGGGTATCAGAACCTACGGTCCTAAACCCAACGCGGATGGCAGTGGTCGGGCTGCTTTAGCCGCATTTACCGCTGGCGATGTGCATCCCCATGACCTATCCACGATTCTGGATCAGGCTGGCATTGCCATTCGGGCGGGGCATCACTGCACCCAACCCCTCCATCGTCATCTCGGCGCTCAATCTACCGCACGGGCAAGCCTTTATTTCTACAACACCCGCGAAGAGATTGATGCGTTCATTGCATCGCTCAAAGAAGCCGTTGAGTTCTTTGGCGATATTTTTGGCTAG